ATTTATTTCTCTGCCATGGATAGAGACATTCCTTGGCAAGAAGAAATATGGTGCTTCCTTCCTGCTTCCATATCTTTAATATAATGAAAAGTGTGCTTCTAGTTCTAGGTCCTATGTAAGCACATGATCGAAACCACAACTATAGTATATCCCTAGCTAACACAATTTAAGTGaacctttttttaattaagagcATATGTTATGTTAATTGCTATTAGTTGTTATTTTGTTAGTGTTTAAGTTTAAACCTATATGAGCTCTATCTTGCAAGTCTTTTAAAGAGACATCATATAAAGGAAAAATATAATGTCCAGccttttgtttatataaataaagcCAAGGACCACAATACTAAAGTCATTTCAGAATACCAAAAAAACACGATTTTCTGTCATCTCGAAGTATACTTAACTCAAAAGTAGGGATTTGGACTATATGCAGTTGACTGCATGCAATCAGTAAATATGGACCGactgatcaagatcagacggctCAGATTTTAAGATCAGATTttctgatcttgatcagacggttTACAAGTGGCCAACTGCACTGCagtcaatatattttttgactGCATTGAACCCCTATCCCAAAAGTAGTGTTTTTTTCGATCGAAATTAGTATAATTCcaaaaaatgtagtttttgagaaaattcttGGCCTAGGAAGCCCCTAACCCATCATTCAACCGGATGAAGCCCATCCCATGATTAGTGTATGGTAATTAGAAATCATCAGTTCAGATTAAGAATGAGATATAGATTCATCATTCACAAATTGTAGGCATATTCAGTCTAAATTGTCAATTGAAGTCATGTTTTGTATTACTCTCctactaattaataattaaatttaatttttggttcataagttcttcaggaaTTGCTATCtgcataaaaaattatgaaggcACAATAGGGAAACCAAATTTCAACACACACATTTGAAATATCAATATTCAAATTTCCATAAGTGAACCTTATAGTAACAACTAGCATATtgctaaaaaattaaaactaacctattataaaaaaaatatataaaaaaattaaaactaaccaCGACAcagaaaaaattaagaaataaactttattaattaattgaagcTAGAAATTAACATTTCAAAGTTCATAGACCAGAAACAAATCCCACCATATCTTTCTTTaagcataaaaagaaaaagagattcCTTATAACTAAAAACCTAACAAGAGAATGGGTCCATTCACATTTTacactaattaattaatcataagttttattttttccattaaaaataaaacttaaattcATGATCATGCatgcaattaattaattattaattaactaaagTAAAAAAAGAACCCTGTTTCACTGTGTTACGTTACGTACtattcttcttctccttcttcttcttcttcaatcccAAAGCTTGTTTAATCTTCCCCATAGCTTTCTTCAAGATCGAATCATTCACACCGTTggatctcttcttcttcttcccaaCTTCCACCTCCAATTCTTCAACAAAATTCTCCAACTCAGCACCACATTCAAGAAACTGCTTATACAAATTCCTATAAGCATTTTTCAACGACTCCCGAAAAGAATCCGAAACTTTAATCACAACCGTCGATGAACGCGACGCGATTTCGTTGCTGTTGTAACCGTAATATCCAACCCTCACGCGCCCATTCGCGTACTCATTACACGCAGCAAGAAGAACATGTCCTCTTTCACGAAAATGCTCCTTTACGAATTCGTCAAAATTCTTCAACGGTTTACGAATAATATTAACAGCAGAATAGCACGTGAGAATAAAAGCTTCTTCGTTATAAGCACGTGACTTAGTTTCAAAAATTGAACGCTTCAAAACACGATAACCAGGTTCGTTAAAAAGTGGCTTCTCATTAAGAACAAGTGCTTGAATAGAAACTAAAACCTGAAGAATTGTTGAACTAGATGGGTCCcacttttcacattttttaccACTCCATGTATTAAGCAAACTTAAACAAACGACGCCGTTTGTGTAAAGATTCGGGTTTAAACGAAACCCGAATGAGTGATAATGGATCTTCGGCGGGTTGTTTGGGTAATCGGATGGAAATTGAATGTCGAAGAAGAAAAGACCGTCGTGGTAAGGTGTACCGGCGGCGCCGATAATGACGGCGCGGAGTAAATCGATGCGGCGTTCGTAAGCATGAACGTAGATGGAATCTGGAAGATTCTTTTCAAGAATTTTCCATTCTTTCATGATGCGTTTGTATATGGAACTTTTAGTGTCTCTGAAGCAGTTACCGGCGATCTGAATGAATCGGTGATCTGAATCGTCTGAAACTAAGTCGAATGTGTTTCTCTTTGCCATTTTGTTGAATCTGAATGAACCAATGAATggtttaagtgtttaattatctataacaatatataaagggaataagggagtttgggctggatttttttttgtccattttgcccttaacttccattatggttttttaattattccataattgcccttatctataacaatatataaagggaataagggagtttgggctggattttttttggtccattttgcccttaacttcctttatggttttttaattattccataattgcccttaacttcctctcttttttttttatggttttttcatctatatctattatatactataatatataaaaagaatacatgagttttgggtagaattttcataataccaatattacccttacttttttttagtagcaacaaaaatcttttattaacaaactcaccataacataaggcgtatcttttttttgggtacataagttagacacaggcaggcgcggaacgcgcctgcctggcccgctagttaaTTATAATGGTAATTGTTTTGTGTTTAGGTTATTATGAAGAGTTAAGCTTTGGTTGGTAGTGTTAAAATGAAAAGACTTGTTGAGTGAGTTGATAGATATATTTGAGTATTGGGTGTTGTTATGGTGTTATTATTCGGTAATATTCACTATCTGTTACGAAATGAAAGATTTAGTAAAACTTTGGCGTATATTATGGCTTCACTTACCAATTAGATTCATTCACGTGTATATATTTTCAGATTTTTTATAACTATTTCAATTCTTTGAGGCAAGGCAAAAACTATTTCAATCTTTTCTTAGGCAAAAACTATTTCAATCTTATCAATATTACACTCGAGTGAGTGAAttctagtggtgagagatttgggtagtatgaTATAAATCATGAGTTTAATCTCCAGATCATtgtaaaccctaaaaaaaaaactattatagtATATAAGTCGTAGCTAAACTGGTAAAAATTGTTGAAATTAAGCTTGACGTCATGATTGGGTTTGAACCTTGACTTTTTCACTTTTGTGTAAATTTATGATGGTTTTGTCATTTcgtttatgtaaaaaaaaaattctaaaactgatgtttttattataaaataaaggagaacgttaacatgtgccctatagggcatatgttaagaagataaatgtgaaaaaaaattattgaacttgtgatatattcaattctctaaacattaaatgctttgtatcattaaatgctatatttttatttttaggtagcttaacatgtgccctaagggcacaagttaccataccctaaaataaaaaactatctcTACAATCATACTGTTAGAaagcaataaaaataaaggaggAGAGTTGGAAATTCTATCATGAGAGATAAAAACTTCTTGAAGAAGGGGGAGCAAATGGAGGTTGAGTGTTTTGATATATAGCCATCTTAACTGCAATGTGAGAGTCCATGTCAACAATGACGAGAGAGAAATTCAAACTACTAGTCATTCTTACAATATGGGCAAGAGTAAGACCCCAAAATTCAAAGTGCAAGAGAAGATGAtaacatataattaatgaaaGTTGTAAGCTCAATACTACTCATATATGATTCATCAATATTAAGCTTGTGGGAGGAGAAAATTGCTAATTCACAATAATT
This portion of the Trifolium pratense cultivar HEN17-A07 linkage group LG3, ARS_RC_1.1, whole genome shotgun sequence genome encodes:
- the LOC123916430 gene encoding putative ubiquitin-conjugating enzyme E2 38 gives rise to the protein MAKRNTFDLVSDDSDHRFIQIAGNCFRDTKSSIYKRIMKEWKILEKNLPDSIYVHAYERRIDLLRAVIIGAAGTPYHDGLFFFDIQFPSDYPNNPPKIHYHSFGFRLNPNLYTNGVVCLSLLNTWSGKKCEKWDPSSSTILQVLVSIQALVLNEKPLFNEPGYRVLKRSIFETKSRAYNEEAFILTCYSAVNIIRKPLKNFDEFVKEHFRERGHVLLAACNEYANGRVRVGYYGYNSNEIASRSSTVVIKVSDSFRESLKNAYRNLYKQFLECGAELENFVEELEVEVGKKKKRSNGVNDSILKKAMGKIKQALGLKKKKKEKKNST